In Edaphobacter paludis, a single window of DNA contains:
- a CDS encoding ABC transporter permease: protein MPANGVAMNIGEIIRQSIDSLLRNRLRSGLTMLGIVWGLVTVVLLLSYGRSLGQEVMNGFLGLGDNVIMVWGGQTSMQAGGERAGQKVKFRDGDTEAVRDTVPFLRAVSSETDDAFSFKYGAKVVNIQSKAIEYPYGGMRRLKVEEGRYFEPADFSDHRQVVIFGAHAAQKLFNGFPPVGESVNIEGHVFQVIGVLQNKIQDSSNNGPDNENAFIPFGMMRLLRNQRDPDSIVFQPVSGDMHLKAIQAVRAVLAQRHHFDPKDDKAIGDWDTVADSAEIMQFSTALELLLGIIGAMTLGVGGVGVMNIMLVSVTERTREIGLLKALGARRRDILSQFLLESLTLTFIAGAAGMMIAVAVAYMIPAMPLYSDIYKTANHEGDIILRASPEVMLISFGILAVVGIVSGLLPAIRAAHMDPVVALRHE from the coding sequence ATGCCTGCGAACGGAGTAGCGATGAACATCGGTGAGATTATCCGTCAAAGTATCGACTCCCTTCTGCGCAATCGCCTGCGCTCTGGATTGACCATGCTTGGTATCGTGTGGGGGCTGGTAACAGTTGTCCTTCTGCTGAGCTATGGAAGGAGCCTTGGACAGGAGGTGATGAACGGGTTTCTTGGACTGGGCGATAACGTCATTATGGTCTGGGGCGGCCAGACGAGCATGCAGGCCGGTGGCGAACGAGCAGGCCAGAAGGTCAAGTTCCGCGATGGAGATACCGAGGCCGTTCGCGATACAGTCCCGTTTCTCAGGGCGGTGAGCTCCGAGACGGACGATGCGTTCAGCTTCAAGTACGGAGCCAAGGTCGTAAATATTCAGAGCAAAGCCATTGAATATCCCTACGGAGGGATGCGCCGGCTCAAGGTTGAGGAAGGCCGGTACTTCGAGCCGGCGGACTTCAGCGACCATCGGCAGGTGGTTATCTTCGGTGCTCATGCAGCACAGAAGCTCTTCAACGGATTTCCTCCCGTCGGTGAATCGGTAAATATTGAGGGCCACGTCTTTCAGGTCATCGGCGTCTTGCAGAACAAGATTCAGGACTCTTCTAACAATGGTCCCGATAACGAAAATGCCTTCATTCCCTTCGGCATGATGCGGCTGCTGAGAAATCAGCGGGACCCGGACAGCATCGTGTTCCAGCCCGTCTCAGGCGACATGCATCTCAAGGCGATTCAGGCTGTTCGGGCGGTGTTGGCACAGCGCCATCACTTTGATCCCAAAGACGACAAGGCGATCGGCGATTGGGACACCGTGGCCGACTCGGCGGAGATCATGCAGTTCAGCACGGCGCTCGAACTTCTGCTCGGCATCATTGGAGCGATGACGCTGGGCGTAGGCGGCGTGGGCGTGATGAATATCATGCTCGTCTCTGTTACCGAGCGCACTCGGGAGATTGGCCTGCTCAAGGCGCTTGGCGCGCGACGGCGTGACATTCTCTCTCAATTTTTGTTGGAGAGCCTTACGCTGACGTTTATTGCCGGGGCAGCCGGGATGATGATTGCGGTTGCTGTGGCTTACATGATTCCAGCCATGCCGCTCTATTCCGATATCTATAAGACGGCGAACCACGAAGGCGACATCATTCTGCGCGCTTCGCCGGAGGTGATGCTGATCTCGTTCGGCATTCTGGCCGTCGTCGGCATCGTGTCCGGGCTGCTGCCCGCCATTCGCGCAGCGCATATGGATCCGGTCGTAGCGCTACGGCATGAGTAG
- a CDS encoding carboxypeptidase-like regulatory domain-containing protein: protein MQRFQVKIALLALMLSTASVCLAVGPGATVSGVVRDADGVAQMGALVQVLAGNSALVGTAFTDLHGRYLITRLVPGKYQVRATAVLFVPTTRGDLHLRPGAQAIVNLTLNTIFDATTWLPAERRKADEPGDDWKWTLRSAVNRPILRMAADDGNVMSISSSSTESSTPSSRIRAAVSSGDGGFANGGVHNIVTLDRVLDDGSGMVVRADIGTGLGPWMGSPSMNIASGFERRRGFAGSSRLVASYQSHPEMLGAENASGLQTFQLASAEKMQIGDAADVEVGGILYVVHTAGYALASRPFLKVTTHPSEDWTIGYRMATSRDLQSYAGLNTVQQETPVAVTSQNRMRTESGLHQEFAIGRKLGPGLIQLAYYLDSLNQVMVEGGGSLSASDIAQADESPAGGVLADQTTGSFRLLNSGYKTQGMNLMLSEPITTNMWVALEYSTGAALTAKDDDEVLTLQDMPTELKPLMSQTATLAVKGRILRSGTRVRAAYRWQPMRMVTAVNPYGAFSDQAYLSCYLRQAIKFGNLLPPGLEATVDVTNLLSQGYRPFLSADGKTLFLAQSPRALQAGLAFTF, encoded by the coding sequence GTGCAACGATTCCAGGTGAAGATCGCGCTTCTGGCTCTGATGCTATCCACCGCATCGGTGTGCCTAGCTGTGGGTCCTGGTGCTACGGTCTCCGGCGTCGTTCGCGATGCCGACGGCGTCGCCCAGATGGGTGCTCTGGTTCAGGTGTTGGCGGGTAACTCCGCTCTTGTGGGCACTGCATTTACCGATCTTCACGGCCGCTACCTCATCACCCGTTTGGTTCCTGGCAAATATCAGGTTCGAGCTACCGCCGTCCTCTTTGTGCCGACCACGCGTGGCGATCTTCACCTTCGTCCCGGTGCCCAGGCGATCGTCAATCTCACCCTGAATACCATCTTCGATGCGACGACATGGCTGCCCGCCGAGCGTCGCAAGGCAGACGAGCCCGGCGACGACTGGAAGTGGACGCTGCGTTCCGCCGTCAACCGCCCCATCCTTCGAATGGCTGCCGACGACGGCAATGTGATGTCGATCTCCTCCAGTTCGACCGAATCCTCCACCCCGTCTTCTCGCATTCGAGCAGCTGTCAGCAGTGGCGACGGCGGCTTTGCCAACGGTGGTGTTCACAACATCGTTACCCTGGACCGCGTGCTCGACGATGGCTCAGGCATGGTCGTCCGCGCTGACATTGGGACGGGGCTTGGACCGTGGATGGGTTCACCTTCCATGAACATCGCTTCAGGCTTCGAGCGGCGACGAGGTTTCGCCGGCTCCAGCCGTTTGGTCGCAAGCTATCAGTCCCACCCGGAGATGCTCGGCGCGGAGAACGCGTCCGGCCTGCAGACCTTCCAGCTAGCCAGCGCGGAGAAGATGCAGATTGGCGATGCCGCAGACGTCGAGGTAGGGGGCATCCTCTATGTCGTCCACACCGCAGGCTACGCCCTAGCCTCGCGTCCCTTCCTCAAGGTGACCACTCACCCCTCGGAGGACTGGACGATCGGCTATCGCATGGCGACCTCCCGCGATCTGCAATCTTACGCGGGACTCAACACCGTGCAGCAGGAGACGCCGGTTGCGGTAACCTCGCAGAACCGTATGCGTACCGAAAGCGGCCTGCATCAGGAATTTGCCATCGGTCGTAAGCTTGGCCCCGGTCTCATTCAGCTTGCGTACTATCTCGATTCGCTCAATCAGGTGATGGTCGAAGGCGGCGGCTCTCTCAGCGCGTCCGATATCGCCCAGGCTGACGAGTCGCCTGCTGGGGGCGTTTTGGCAGACCAGACCACCGGCAGCTTCCGTCTTCTCAACTCGGGATACAAGACTCAGGGAATGAATCTCATGTTGTCCGAGCCGATCACCACGAACATGTGGGTAGCCCTGGAATACAGCACAGGCGCTGCACTCACGGCGAAGGACGACGATGAGGTGCTCACGTTGCAGGACATGCCCACCGAACTCAAGCCGCTGATGTCCCAGACGGCTACGCTCGCGGTGAAGGGAAGGATACTTCGGAGCGGGACCAGAGTTCGCGCGGCCTACCGCTGGCAACCGATGCGCATGGTGACAGCAGTCAACCCCTACGGAGCGTTCAGCGATCAAGCCTATCTCAGTTGCTATCTGCGCCAGGCGATCAAGTTTGGCAACCTCCTGCCTCCGGGGCTCGAAGCAACGGTAGATGTGACCAACCTGCTCTCCCAGGGCTACCGACCCTTCCTCTCTGCCGACGGCAAGACCCTCTTCCTCGCCCAATCTCCGCGCGCTCTCCAGGCCGGCCTCGCCTTCACCTTTTAG
- a CDS encoding GWxTD domain-containing protein: MNTSRRLVSITAFLFLTMGASALPAQNTNSALPDIDGKAQPSNVEKPDPLKRQLTDKEKRAQQKELRGELHGVYKKWLDEDVRWIITDQEMRAFKNLSNDEERDSFIENFWLRRNPNPDSPENEYKEEHYARIAYANEHFAAGMPGWKTDRGHIYIAYGKPDSIDSHPSGGNYERPMDEGGGETSTFPFEVWHYRYLAGIGDNIDIEFVDTCMCGAYHMTLDRSEKDALKHVPGAGLTMYEQEGQAKKADRFSGGGLEQLGTGPMSSQNQSKQFDRLDQYAKLMAPPVIKFKDLESFMATSKILTGPPFLFSVRTDYVKITNDTVLVPLTLQIRNGDITFSNKDGVATGTVNILGRVSNLNDRPIQTFEDTVNVQVPSELLARTQNNVSVYWKALPLRPGLYKVDIAIKDVNSPDHIGRWKRSINVPKYDDDHLASSSLILADEMEHVPSRDIGAGNFVIGDTRIRPRVPTELAVPVTFHRAQNLNFWMQVYNLGIDEKSKKNDATIDYQIVNTGTNQTVLQTQELTAKTNPNADQVTLEKSMPLASLAPGKYKVTIKVDDGITKQQIAESAPFVVE, translated from the coding sequence ATGAATACGTCACGCCGCCTCGTTTCGATCACAGCTTTTCTGTTCTTGACGATGGGGGCAAGTGCTTTGCCGGCTCAAAACACGAATAGCGCTCTTCCCGATATCGACGGAAAGGCCCAGCCTTCCAATGTGGAAAAGCCCGACCCGCTCAAGCGTCAGTTGACCGATAAGGAAAAGCGCGCCCAGCAGAAGGAACTGCGCGGCGAACTGCACGGCGTCTATAAGAAGTGGCTTGACGAAGACGTCCGATGGATCATCACCGACCAGGAGATGAGGGCCTTCAAAAACCTGAGCAATGATGAGGAGCGCGACTCCTTCATCGAGAACTTCTGGCTCCGCCGCAACCCGAATCCGGATTCCCCGGAGAATGAGTACAAAGAAGAGCACTATGCCCGCATTGCCTATGCGAATGAACACTTCGCAGCGGGCATGCCCGGTTGGAAGACAGACCGCGGCCACATCTATATCGCGTACGGCAAGCCCGACAGCATTGACTCCCATCCCAGCGGCGGCAACTACGAGCGGCCCATGGATGAGGGCGGCGGCGAGACCTCGACCTTCCCGTTTGAAGTCTGGCACTATCGCTATCTGGCCGGTATCGGCGACAACATCGACATCGAGTTTGTGGATACCTGCATGTGCGGCGCCTACCACATGACCCTCGACCGTTCCGAGAAGGACGCGCTCAAGCACGTTCCCGGAGCCGGCCTCACCATGTATGAACAAGAGGGGCAGGCCAAGAAGGCAGACCGCTTCTCAGGTGGAGGCCTCGAGCAGCTTGGCACCGGCCCCATGTCGTCGCAGAACCAGAGCAAGCAGTTCGACCGGCTCGATCAATACGCCAAGCTGATGGCCCCCCCTGTTATCAAGTTCAAGGATCTTGAGTCGTTCATGGCGACTTCCAAGATTCTCACCGGCCCACCCTTCCTCTTCAGCGTTCGTACCGACTACGTCAAGATCACCAACGATACCGTGCTTGTTCCGTTGACCCTGCAAATTCGCAACGGCGACATCACCTTCAGCAACAAGGACGGCGTCGCCACTGGCACGGTCAATATCCTCGGACGTGTCTCCAACCTCAATGACCGGCCAATCCAGACCTTTGAGGACACCGTCAATGTTCAGGTTCCAAGCGAGCTGCTAGCCCGTACCCAGAACAACGTCTCCGTCTATTGGAAGGCGCTGCCATTGCGGCCCGGCTTGTATAAAGTCGACATCGCAATCAAGGACGTCAACAGCCCAGACCACATCGGTCGATGGAAGCGCAGCATCAACGTGCCCAAGTATGACGACGATCACCTTGCCTCATCTTCGCTGATTCTGGCCGACGAGATGGAGCATGTGCCTTCCCGGGATATCGGCGCTGGCAACTTTGTCATCGGCGACACTCGCATTCGCCCCCGCGTGCCGACTGAGTTGGCCGTTCCGGTCACATTCCACCGGGCGCAGAACTTGAATTTCTGGATGCAGGTCTATAACCTCGGTATCGACGAGAAGAGCAAGAAAAACGATGCCACCATCGACTACCAGATTGTGAATACGGGCACGAACCAGACGGTTCTGCAGACGCAGGAACTTACCGCCAAGACCAACCCGAACGCTGATCAGGTGACGCTGGAAAAGAGTATGCCGCTTGCCAGCCTCGCGCCCGGCAAGTATAAGGTGACCATCAAGGTCGATGATGGAATCACCAAGCAGCAGATCGCAGAATCTGCACCGTTTGTAGTGGAATAG